The Bordetella sp. FB-8 genome includes a window with the following:
- the clpS gene encoding ATP-dependent Clp protease adapter ClpS: MSSTLDTQQGQAVETAPAKTAPPPMYQVVLLNDDYTPMEFVVKVLQKFFGKNHEDATRIMLAVHNEGRGVCGVYPRDVAATRIAQVSQYARARQHPLQCVMEPV, translated from the coding sequence ATGAGTTCGACATTGGATACCCAGCAGGGTCAGGCCGTGGAAACGGCGCCGGCCAAGACCGCGCCACCGCCCATGTACCAGGTGGTCCTGCTCAACGACGACTACACGCCCATGGAGTTCGTGGTCAAAGTGCTGCAGAAGTTCTTCGGCAAGAACCACGAGGACGCCACGCGCATCATGCTTGCCGTGCATAACGAAGGCCGAGGCGTTTGCGGTGTCTATCCGCGCGACGTGGCCGCCACGCGTATCGCTCAGGTATCGCAATATGCCCGAGCCCGTCAGCATCCCTTGCAGTGCGTAATGGAACCCGTCTAG
- a CDS encoding cold-shock protein — translation MSDTSAVPGNNPKATGTVKWFNDAKGFGFITPDDGGEDLFAHFSSIQMNGFKTLKEGQKVSFEIIQGPKGKQALNITAA, via the coding sequence ATGTCTGACACATCCGCTGTCCCGGGAAACAATCCCAAAGCCACCGGCACCGTCAAATGGTTCAACGACGCGAAAGGTTTCGGCTTTATCACGCCCGACGACGGCGGTGAGGATTTGTTCGCCCATTTTTCATCCATCCAGATGAATGGCTTCAAAACCCTGAAAGAAGGCCAGAAGGTTTCGTTCGAAATCATCCAGGGTCCCAAGGGCAAGCAGGCGCTGAACATCACCGCGGCCTGA